AAGCACCGATAAATATCATGACGCTCGGAGGCATTATAGCAATCGAGACAATGTACTTGTTCCCGTTTGTGTTCCTGCAAGTATCAGGGGCATTGGAGAGAATGGACCCAACCCTTGAGGAAAGTGCCCGTATCAGCGGGGCATCCCTTGGTACAATAACCCGAAAAATAACATTACCTTTGGTTTTACCTTCAATCGTTGCTGGTGCACTCTTGGTATTCTTGTATTCCCTCGCGCATTTTGGCGTACCGGCAATCTTAGGCACGGAGCGGGGAATTTACAATATACCTACCAAGATTTATGAAAGGATCTATGCTTCAGGTGGATCCTATGAAGCTATCAGGACAGGAACCATTCTTTCCACCGTGTTGGTTATTACTGCGACGCTTATCCTAAAAGCTCAGAATATAGTATTGAAGAAAGGTCGCTTTCAAATCATTGCAGGGAAAAGCATGCGCCCAACGGTCATGAAACTGCGTGGAGCCCGATGGCCTTTGTTTGCTTTCTGTGTGCTTTACCTTTTGATAACCGTAGTGCTCCCCACAGTCACAATCTTCCTGATCGGAGGACTGAAAACCTATGGATTGCCATTCGTTCCCAAAAATATGACTTTCCTGAATTATGAAGAAATCTTTAAACTGAGAATGACTAGGAGTGCTATTTGGAACTCCCTGTATCTTTCCACCTTAACCGCATTCGTTACGATGCTTGCAGGTGTAATGATAAGCTATGTTATTGTTAAAATGAAAGTGAAGGGTAAGTTCATTCTGGAATTCCTAGGGGTTCTTCCCTATTCCCTTCCTGGAACTGTCATTGCCCTTGGATGTATCCTGACATGGTCTGGCAAATTCGGTATCAATCTCTATAATACCGCCGGAATTATCTTTGTTGCCTACATTGCACGTTACATGGCTTTTTCAATCAAATCAAACTCAGCTGCATTGGAGCAGGTTTCTGACTCTCTTGAGGAAGCATCCAGAAGTTGTGGGGCAACTCACTGGCAGACATTGACAAATATTGTAATCCCATTAATCCGACCAGGCATGATCAATGCATTTTTCTTGATTTTCCTTCCTGCTTTGAGAGAGTTGACTACTTCAGTCCTACTCTATGGGCCAAACACGAGAACAATTGGTGTAGCCATCTATGCATTGAATGAAGACGGAGAAACAGTTAGGGCTGCCGCATTGGCAGGTATCGCACTGATTATCATTTTCTTTGGCGAAACAGTCATCAAAGGGGTACTCGCCCGCTTTGACAAAACAGCAAGGAGCTAGGACATGCCAGCATTAAACCTTATAAATGTTACGAAGTTATTTGGCTCGGTCAAAGCTGTCAATAAACTCAATCTGGAAATCGAACAAGGGGAATGCTTCTCATTCCTCGGACCCTCAGGTTGCGGGAAAACAACCACATTGAGAATGATTGCCGGATTTGAAAACCTCGATGAGGGGGAATTGTACTGCGATGGG
The sequence above is a segment of the Sphaerochaeta pleomorpha str. Grapes genome. Coding sequences within it:
- a CDS encoding ABC transporter permease produces the protein MNKTIKIKKKFGIAEAVLLFSILVLVIIVAVPVLMIFLTAFIKQGHFNLSGVIEVLSQKDTYEALRNSLVIATGVTLLSTIIGVFFAWLIARTDIPGKKGLKAMFLVPFMLPSFICAMAWKVLLSPRSGYVNKILMIIFGLDKAPINIMTLGGIIAIETMYLFPFVFLQVSGALERMDPTLEESARISGASLGTITRKITLPLVLPSIVAGALLVFLYSLAHFGVPAILGTERGIYNIPTKIYERIYASGGSYEAIRTGTILSTVLVITATLILKAQNIVLKKGRFQIIAGKSMRPTVMKLRGARWPLFAFCVLYLLITVVLPTVTIFLIGGLKTYGLPFVPKNMTFLNYEEIFKLRMTRSAIWNSLYLSTLTAFVTMLAGVMISYVIVKMKVKGKFILEFLGVLPYSLPGTVIALGCILTWSGKFGINLYNTAGIIFVAYIARYMAFSIKSNSAALEQVSDSLEEASRSCGATHWQTLTNIVIPLIRPGMINAFFLIFLPALRELTTSVLLYGPNTRTIGVAIYALNEDGETVRAAALAGIALIIIFFGETVIKGVLARFDKTARS